From Rickettsia endosymbiont of Ceutorhynchus obstrictus, a single genomic window includes:
- a CDS encoding DEAD/DEAH box helicase, whose product MKNFNLPDELITSLEKINITIPTEIQKQAIPLAMEGADILASSQTGSGKTLAYLLPIINSFINTKSTALVLVPTRELASQICNALKSVTTQLKMSSAVLIGGEPMPPQFMQLKNNPKIVIGTPGRIIDHLTRGTLKLSNIGIVVLDEMDRMLDMGMKEQLEEINKYLPEKRQVLMFSATMPKHIISLSQKYLNNPIRITVGSANKAAPEIKQESLKISDREKFSELTKQLDTRNGSIIIFVKTKRSADQLAKMLKSENHKAEAIHGDLSQRQRERVILSFRQSRHRIMVATDVAARGLDIPHTQHVINYDLPMCPEDYLHRIGRTGRAGATGNALSFISPDDTMKWKAIDRLINQGESTARSELMGKNSRRKPFNTNNRREDNNSRSNPRNNQARNNSPRGAAAFDNPRKRTFNNSNKSSKAS is encoded by the coding sequence ATGAAAAATTTTAATTTACCTGATGAACTAATTACATCACTCGAAAAAATAAATATTACTATCCCGACCGAAATTCAAAAACAAGCAATACCGCTTGCGATGGAAGGAGCGGATATTCTTGCTTCCAGTCAAACAGGTTCAGGGAAAACCCTTGCTTATTTACTACCTATTATCAATTCTTTTATCAATACTAAATCTACTGCTTTGGTGCTTGTCCCGACAAGAGAACTTGCAAGTCAAATATGCAATGCTTTAAAAAGCGTAACGACGCAATTAAAAATGAGTAGCGCAGTTTTAATCGGCGGTGAGCCTATGCCTCCGCAATTTATGCAGCTAAAAAATAACCCTAAAATAGTTATCGGAACGCCGGGAAGAATTATCGACCACTTAACTCGTGGAACCTTAAAACTAAGTAATATCGGTATAGTAGTACTTGATGAAATGGACAGAATGCTTGATATGGGGATGAAAGAACAGCTAGAAGAAATTAATAAATACCTTCCTGAAAAAAGGCAAGTATTAATGTTTTCTGCCACTATGCCGAAACACATTATTAGTTTATCTCAAAAATATTTAAATAATCCTATTCGTATTACCGTAGGCTCAGCTAATAAGGCAGCTCCGGAAATAAAACAAGAATCTTTAAAGATATCAGATAGAGAGAAATTTAGTGAACTTACAAAACAGCTAGACACTCGTAACGGTTCAATAATTATTTTTGTTAAAACAAAACGTTCGGCAGATCAGCTTGCAAAGATGTTAAAATCTGAAAATCATAAAGCGGAAGCGATTCACGGAGATTTAAGCCAACGCCAACGTGAACGAGTAATTTTATCGTTTCGCCAGTCACGTCATAGAATAATGGTAGCAACGGACGTTGCGGCTCGCGGGCTTGATATACCTCATACCCAGCACGTTATTAACTATGATTTACCGATGTGTCCGGAGGATTATTTACATAGAATAGGTAGAACCGGTAGAGCCGGGGCAACGGGTAATGCGTTATCATTTATCTCTCCTGACGATACCATGAAATGGAAAGCAATTGATCGTTTGATAAATCAAGGGGAATCTACGGCACGTAGTGAACTTATGGGGAAAAATAGCCGCAGAAAACCGTTTAATACTAACAATAGAAGAGAGGATAATAACTCAAGAAGTAATCCAAGGAATAACCAAGCAAGGAATAACTCGCCAAGGGGAGCAGCTGCTTTTGACAATCCTCGCAAAAGAACTTTTAATAATAGTAACAAAAGTAGCAAAGCATCATAA
- the mutM gene encoding bifunctional DNA-formamidopyrimidine glycosylase/DNA-(apurinic or apyrimidinic site) lyase, with translation MPELPEVETLKNSLEQKLLGLAIKNIELKRNNLRYILSSMLAKEILHTNIVTVRRRAKYLIIDLNNGYSLIIHLGMSGRFTLQPPDYQTKKHDHVIFDLTSNEKLIFNDARRFGMIYSYETKFLEEKFFYNLAIEPLSDLLTTEYLKSKLATRKIPIKNLLMDNKIIVGVGNIYASESLFLAKIHPSKLGADLTIEEITKLITAIKNVLSKAIAAGGTTLKDFVSGDNSPGYFKQQLTVYNRENEKCLDCNGIIIKLKQSGRSSFYCSLCQK, from the coding sequence ATGCCAGAACTTCCTGAAGTAGAAACGTTAAAAAACTCTCTTGAGCAAAAGCTCCTAGGTCTTGCTATAAAGAATATAGAGCTAAAAAGAAATAATTTGCGTTATATATTATCCTCAATGCTGGCTAAAGAAATTTTACATACAAATATTGTGACCGTTAGGCGGCGTGCTAAATATCTTATTATTGATTTAAATAACGGTTATTCTCTTATAATTCATCTCGGTATGAGTGGACGCTTCACGCTGCAACCGCCTGATTACCAAACCAAAAAACACGATCATGTAATTTTTGACCTTACTAGTAACGAGAAATTAATCTTTAACGATGCTAGGCGTTTTGGGATGATTTATAGTTATGAAACCAAATTTTTAGAAGAAAAGTTTTTTTATAATTTAGCTATCGAGCCTTTGTCCGATTTACTAACTACCGAATATTTAAAGAGTAAACTCGCTACTCGCAAAATACCGATAAAAAATTTATTAATGGATAATAAAATTATCGTCGGAGTGGGTAATATTTACGCCTCCGAAAGCCTGTTTTTAGCTAAAATCCATCCGAGTAAATTAGGTGCGGATTTAACGATTGAGGAAATAACTAAGCTAATTACCGCAATTAAAAATGTGTTATCGAAGGCGATTGCAGCAGGCGGTACCACTCTTAAAGATTTTGTCAGCGGTGATAATAGCCCGGGATATTTTAAACAGCAACTTACGGTTTATAATAGAGAAAACGAAAAATGCTTAGATTGTAATGGGATAATCATTAAATTAAAGCAATCAGGTAGAAGTAGTTTTTACTGTTCGTTATGCCAAAAGTAA
- the tmk gene encoding dTMP kinase, with translation MNNLKQGTFITFEGGEGIGKSTQCQMLYEYLKSQNIPVILTREVGGTAVAEKMREILVHEELLPMSELLQVMAARYDHIHKKILPSLQEGYTVICDRFIDSTACYQGQYSEIGVNLVYDLHKSLMAGLMPNSTFFIDVKPEIAIERMTKRDFNNKFDKRHLDFHQNIYNGFKELAQKFPERIITIDASNLDTQAIHEMIINNLVNLKSCHTVA, from the coding sequence ATGAATAATTTAAAACAAGGAACATTTATCACTTTTGAAGGGGGCGAAGGAATAGGAAAATCAACCCAATGTCAAATGCTCTATGAATATTTAAAATCACAAAATATCCCCGTTATTTTAACTCGTGAAGTCGGTGGTACTGCAGTTGCTGAAAAAATGCGTGAAATTCTAGTGCATGAGGAATTACTGCCAATGTCGGAGTTATTACAAGTTATGGCAGCTCGCTATGATCATATCCATAAAAAAATTCTGCCTAGCCTTCAGGAAGGTTATACGGTTATTTGTGATAGATTTATAGACTCTACCGCTTGTTATCAAGGACAATATTCAGAGATAGGAGTGAATTTGGTCTATGATCTGCATAAATCTTTAATGGCAGGTCTTATGCCTAATAGTACATTTTTTATAGACGTCAAACCGGAAATTGCTATAGAGAGAATGACTAAACGGGACTTTAATAATAAATTTGATAAAAGGCATTTAGATTTTCATCAAAATATTTATAATGGCTTTAAAGAGTTGGCACAAAAATTCCCAGAGCGGATAATAACTATTGATGCCTCAAATCTTGATACCCAAGCAATACATGAAATGATAATAAATAACTTAGTTAATTTAAAGAGTTGTCATACCGTGGCTTGA
- a CDS encoding cold-shock protein has product MSTGKVKWFNSTKGYGFIQPDDGSKDVFVHISAVEEAGIRNLNEGQSVSYDLEDNKGKVSAVNLKTI; this is encoded by the coding sequence ATGTCTACAGGTAAAGTTAAATGGTTTAATTCAACAAAAGGTTATGGGTTCATTCAACCGGATGACGGTAGTAAAGATGTGTTCGTCCATATCTCGGCTGTTGAAGAGGCAGGGATTCGTAATCTTAATGAAGGACAAAGTGTGAGTTATGATCTCGAAGATAACAAAGGGAAAGTTTCCGCTGTTAATTTAAAAACAATATAA
- a CDS encoding NifU family protein, with amino-acid sequence MFIQTENTPNPNAIKFFPGLRVSPDQPIFFSDLLEVKGKSKLAELLFSIANVKSVFFGSDFITITKQDGGNWQVLKPEILMIIMDHFVAGFPVFEESNLPTDHADKYNTENLSEIEKQIIEIIETRVRPSVAMDGGDIVYKGFENGIVKLELHGSCAGCPSSSITLKNGIESMLKHFVPEVEAVEAVEED; translated from the coding sequence ATGTTTATTCAAACTGAAAATACTCCCAATCCAAATGCAATAAAATTTTTCCCCGGATTACGGGTTAGTCCCGATCAACCGATATTTTTTAGTGATTTGCTTGAGGTAAAGGGCAAAAGTAAATTAGCCGAATTATTATTTAGTATCGCTAATGTGAAATCGGTATTTTTCGGCAGCGATTTTATTACTATTACTAAGCAAGATGGAGGTAATTGGCAGGTTTTAAAACCTGAAATTTTAATGATTATTATGGATCATTTTGTTGCCGGTTTTCCGGTATTTGAGGAATCAAATTTACCTACAGATCACGCTGATAAATATAATACCGAAAATCTTTCCGAAATTGAAAAACAAATTATAGAAATTATTGAAACGAGAGTTCGTCCGTCGGTTGCCATGGACGGCGGTGATATAGTTTATAAAGGATTTGAAAACGGTATAGTGAAATTAGAACTTCACGGATCATGTGCCGGTTGTCCGAGTTCTTCTATTACTTTAAAAAACGGTATCGAATCAATGCTAAAGCATTTTGTTCCGGAAGTCGAAGCGGTTGAGGCGGTGGAAGAGGATTAA
- the metG gene encoding methionine--tRNA ligase, with protein MNNTYYITTPIYYVNDVPHIGHAYTSVASDVIARFMRLSGKEVRFLTGTDEHGQKVEKAALNKNIDPQIFTDQTSASFRNLMESMNISNDDFIRTTETRHKEAVAIFWQKLLANGTIYEGFYEGWYAVRDEAFYDESELTSEGLAPTGAPVEWVKEPSYFFNLSKWQDKLLAFYEANPDFIRPITRRNEVISFVKSGLHDLSVSRTSFNWGIKVPNDKKHVIYVWLDALVNYISALGYPDESGKYGKFWPANLHVVGKDIVRFHAVYWPAFLMAADAPLPQSVMAHGWWTNEGQKISKSLGNVIDPFELVKEFGVDQVRYFLMREVTFGSDGNYSRASLISRINSELSNKIGNLMQRTLAFVYKNNEAHVPLIEQNIIDLLYKSPLLETASKIAVQNLELMENLEINKILENILNLTEEANIYIDKEAPWNLKKTDPIKMLEVLYTLLESLRYIVIMLQPFTPAAANKMLDQLGVAKEERSFKHLSREYAVTPSANILEPSVVFPRVLAVIPAKAGIQKKSEII; from the coding sequence ATGAACAATACCTATTATATTACCACCCCTATATATTACGTTAACGACGTGCCGCATATCGGGCATGCTTATACCAGCGTTGCAAGCGACGTGATTGCTCGTTTTATGCGACTTAGCGGCAAGGAGGTAAGGTTTTTAACCGGTACCGATGAACACGGGCAGAAGGTAGAAAAAGCGGCATTAAATAAAAATATCGATCCGCAAATATTTACCGATCAGACCTCGGCAAGTTTCCGTAACCTTATGGAATCAATGAATATTTCTAATGATGATTTTATTAGAACGACGGAAACAAGGCATAAAGAAGCGGTTGCTATTTTTTGGCAAAAGCTACTGGCGAACGGTACTATTTACGAAGGCTTTTATGAAGGTTGGTATGCCGTACGAGACGAAGCTTTTTACGATGAATCGGAATTAACAAGTGAAGGGCTAGCTCCAACAGGTGCGCCGGTTGAGTGGGTCAAAGAACCGAGTTATTTTTTTAATCTGTCAAAATGGCAAGATAAGCTACTTGCGTTTTATGAAGCAAATCCTGATTTTATTAGACCGATAACTAGGCGCAACGAGGTGATCAGCTTCGTTAAATCCGGTCTGCATGATTTATCAGTTTCACGTACTAGTTTTAATTGGGGGATTAAAGTCCCAAATGACAAAAAGCATGTAATTTATGTCTGGCTCGATGCATTAGTTAACTATATTTCTGCTTTAGGCTATCCGGACGAGAGCGGTAAATACGGTAAATTTTGGCCGGCTAATTTGCATGTGGTCGGTAAGGATATTGTCCGTTTTCATGCCGTTTATTGGCCGGCTTTTTTAATGGCGGCAGATGCGCCTTTACCTCAGTCTGTTATGGCTCACGGCTGGTGGACTAATGAAGGACAGAAAATTTCTAAGTCACTAGGTAATGTTATCGATCCGTTTGAACTAGTAAAAGAGTTCGGTGTTGATCAAGTTCGCTATTTCTTGATGCGAGAAGTTACTTTCGGCTCGGACGGTAATTATTCTAGAGCAAGTTTAATTAGTAGAATTAATAGTGAGCTATCGAACAAAATAGGTAACTTAATGCAAAGGACTTTAGCTTTTGTTTATAAAAATAATGAGGCTCATGTGCCTTTGATTGAGCAGAATATAATCGATCTGCTATATAAGTCGCCGCTTTTAGAAACAGCAAGTAAAATTGCCGTGCAGAATCTAGAGCTAATGGAAAATCTTGAAATTAATAAAATACTCGAAAATATTCTTAATTTAACTGAAGAAGCAAATATTTATATAGATAAAGAAGCCCCTTGGAATTTAAAGAAAACCGATCCGATAAAAATGTTGGAAGTGTTATATACTCTTCTAGAGTCTTTACGTTATATTGTTATCATGCTCCAGCCTTTTACGCCTGCGGCGGCAAATAAAATGCTCGATCAGTTAGGGGTAGCGAAAGAAGAGCGGAGTTTTAAACATTTAAGCCGTGAATATGCTGTAACGCCTTCCGCAAATATTTTAGAGCCTAGTGTGGTGTTTCCAAGAGTCCTAGCTGTCATTCCTGCGAAAGCAGGAATCCAGAAAAAAAGCGAAATTATTTGA
- a CDS encoding N-6 DNA methylase → MLNERITENIVRNLLREKGYYDDQNILVEEQKSQNPQINKLLQNASKSGYGVGKPEFIISFKNNPDNLILIECKATTIYHESKDRTKYKDYAVDGALLYASYLSKEFNITAIAVSGESERDKKISTFLWLKKHYTYKNIPDKIFLKSAEIENIIKEQSKPFKEEELTAKAIKYNEFLHNYSIPEVERCTLISAILVALQHPPFLNSYKYYTSNKELISALLLACESVLKRNSLEPERREIIISEYSKFSNNSDFNSDLIYNKKIKKDEVNTLLRDFILSINQDILPHINESGFDVLGKFYTQFIRYAGSDKKTGLVLTPSHITDFFCDIAELNVNDVVFDPCCGTAGFLVSAMNYMVKKAGNDIDKQKNIKSNQLIGIEKRADMFSHACSNMMMRGDGKSHILYGNCFDEKNKEIIKKHKPTKGFLNPPYQDGNADEQLEFIENTLECLVKDGICAAICQMSTVVSNNKKVLEVKKRLLEKHTLEAVFSMPDDLFNPIAVNSCILVFKAHNPHSANKKTFFGYFKDDGFLNTKNSGRIDRENKFKNIKKVWLEKYLNKENLAGLSITKIITAEDEWCAEAYMETDYSSLKDNHFIQTIRDYISFLFSNCYIQTATDKPFNNTNITLLNTENWLFFEINNLFSKIEKAKCKNASLLLTDGDDIFYIGAKKKDNGVMNRVKFVKELLSIGNAIVFIGDGQGSVGHTLYQPTDFIGSTTLTIGYSENLNKYNAMFIVTVLDLERYRYSFGKKYGKNIISKARIKLPATPQGKPDWEFMENYIKSLPYSLSL, encoded by the coding sequence ATGCTAAATGAACGTATTACTGAAAATATCGTTAGAAATCTTTTGCGAGAAAAAGGTTATTACGATGACCAAAATATTTTAGTAGAAGAACAAAAATCACAAAATCCCCAAATAAATAAACTCTTACAAAACGCTTCAAAAAGTGGATATGGTGTTGGTAAACCTGAATTTATTATCTCTTTTAAAAACAATCCTGATAATTTAATTCTTATAGAATGCAAAGCAACTACAATTTATCATGAAAGTAAAGATAGAACAAAATACAAAGATTATGCAGTTGATGGAGCTTTGTTATATGCTTCTTATTTGAGTAAAGAGTTTAATATTACAGCAATTGCCGTTAGTGGAGAAAGCGAGCGCGACAAAAAAATTTCAACCTTCTTGTGGTTAAAAAAACACTATACTTACAAAAATATTCCGGATAAAATATTTTTAAAATCGGCAGAAATTGAAAATATTATTAAAGAGCAATCCAAACCTTTTAAAGAAGAAGAGTTAACTGCTAAAGCGATAAAATATAATGAATTTTTGCATAATTATTCGATTCCTGAAGTTGAAAGATGTACTTTAATTAGTGCCATCTTGGTAGCATTACAACACCCCCCTTTTTTAAATAGTTATAAATATTATACTTCAAACAAAGAATTAATTTCTGCTTTACTTTTAGCTTGCGAGAGTGTTTTAAAGAGAAATAGTTTAGAGCCGGAAAGAAGGGAAATTATAATATCAGAGTACTCAAAATTTAGTAACAATAGCGATTTTAATTCAGATTTAATTTATAATAAAAAAATTAAAAAAGATGAGGTTAATACATTACTAAGGGATTTTATTTTATCGATTAATCAAGATATTTTACCTCATATAAATGAAAGTGGATTTGACGTACTAGGTAAATTTTATACTCAATTTATAAGATACGCCGGGAGTGATAAGAAGACCGGTCTTGTATTAACCCCTTCTCATATTACAGATTTTTTTTGTGATATAGCTGAGTTAAATGTTAATGACGTTGTTTTTGACCCTTGCTGTGGAACAGCGGGATTTTTAGTTTCTGCAATGAACTATATGGTTAAAAAAGCAGGAAATGATATAGACAAACAAAAAAATATTAAATCAAATCAATTAATTGGAATTGAGAAAAGAGCTGATATGTTTTCTCATGCTTGTTCAAATATGATGATGAGGGGGGACGGAAAAAGTCATATTTTATATGGAAATTGTTTTGATGAAAAAAATAAGGAAATAATTAAAAAACATAAACCAACAAAAGGTTTTTTAAATCCACCTTATCAAGACGGGAATGCAGACGAACAATTAGAATTTATAGAAAATACTTTAGAATGCTTAGTAAAAGATGGAATTTGTGCTGCAATTTGCCAAATGTCTACAGTTGTTTCAAATAACAAAAAGGTTTTAGAAGTTAAAAAGAGGTTACTTGAAAAACATACTTTAGAAGCTGTATTTTCGATGCCTGATGATCTTTTTAATCCGATTGCTGTTAATTCATGTATATTGGTGTTTAAAGCTCATAATCCTCATTCAGCTAACAAAAAAACTTTTTTTGGATATTTTAAAGATGACGGATTCCTTAACACAAAAAACAGCGGTAGAATTGATAGAGAAAATAAATTTAAAAATATTAAAAAAGTTTGGCTTGAAAAATATCTTAATAAAGAAAATTTAGCCGGTCTAAGTATTACTAAAATTATTACAGCGGAAGATGAATGGTGTGCTGAAGCTTATATGGAAACCGATTATTCGAGTTTAAAAGACAATCATTTTATACAGACTATTAGAGATTATATTAGTTTTTTATTTTCCAATTGTTATATACAAACCGCAACTGATAAGCCTTTTAATAATACAAATATTACATTATTAAATACAGAAAATTGGCTTTTTTTTGAAATTAATAATTTATTTTCTAAAATAGAAAAAGCAAAATGTAAAAATGCCTCTTTATTACTCACGGATGGAGATGATATATTTTATATTGGAGCGAAAAAAAAAGATAATGGAGTAATGAATAGAGTTAAGTTTGTTAAAGAGTTATTATCAATAGGAAATGCAATAGTCTTTATTGGAGATGGGCAAGGTTCGGTGGGACATACACTATACCAACCAACGGATTTTATTGGATCAACAACTTTAACAATTGGATACAGCGAGAATTTGAATAAATATAATGCAATGTTTATTGTAACGGTACTTGATTTAGAAAGATATAGGTACTCTTTTGGTAAGAAGTATGGAAAAAATATTATAAGTAAAGCTAGAATCAAACTACCGGCAACTCCTCAAGGTAAACCGGATTGGGAGTTTATGGAGAATTACATTAAATCGCTTCCTTATAGCTTGTCTTTGTAA
- a CDS encoding MFS transporter: MNSIFLKLKPAFSILFILIIIFPSGLFFLLSGSTLSFWLRESGFSKITIGLFSLVNVFHIFKFLWGPLLEKISFSNPQSQGYKYCLILSLLGCIICLYALTFFKPDNNSVLFALSLIILGFFSSIYQTLVHSSQILLVSSENWGLSEAACTTGFRIGILVAGSGALYLSTIISWESIYRIMAISCLPPLFLIIFYPFNVNHVNTLRNQSKFLSAFYDFIKKPKWLLIVSFMLLYRLQDSFLSVMPNMFYLDIGYSKTELAFGYKALGLCAATFGGFLGGYLCRKYDYRLIFRKVLVCHALSALSFLFLYYYAKDLIALYIVVFLQQFTMGLTLAPFFSYQLKCCTQKYCITQIAILTSIASITPIILGGISGLSATYLGWPCFFTVAAFCFIPAYILVKYLP, from the coding sequence ATAAATTCTATTTTTTTAAAACTAAAACCTGCTTTTAGTATTTTATTTATCTTAATAATAATCTTTCCTTCCGGATTATTTTTTCTACTTAGCGGCTCTACACTATCATTTTGGCTCCGAGAATCGGGATTCAGTAAAATAACTATCGGACTTTTTAGTTTAGTAAATGTCTTTCATATATTTAAATTTTTATGGGGTCCGTTACTTGAGAAAATAAGTTTTTCAAATCCTCAGTCTCAAGGATATAAATACTGTTTAATCCTTTCATTGCTTGGTTGTATCATATGTTTATACGCCTTAACATTTTTCAAACCTGATAATAATTCTGTATTATTTGCTCTGTCCTTAATAATTTTAGGATTTTTTTCTTCTATTTATCAAACACTTGTTCATTCGTCTCAAATATTACTTGTTAGTAGTGAAAACTGGGGTTTAAGCGAAGCCGCTTGTACAACAGGGTTTAGAATCGGTATATTAGTTGCCGGCTCCGGTGCCTTATATTTATCGACTATAATCTCTTGGGAAAGTATTTATCGAATTATGGCAATTTCATGTTTACCGCCATTATTCTTAATAATATTTTATCCTTTCAATGTTAATCATGTTAATACTCTCCGAAATCAATCTAAATTTTTGTCTGCTTTTTACGATTTTATCAAAAAACCTAAATGGCTTTTGATCGTTAGTTTTATGTTGCTCTATCGCCTACAGGACAGCTTTCTTTCCGTTATGCCTAACATGTTTTATTTAGATATCGGTTATTCAAAAACAGAACTCGCATTCGGCTATAAAGCTTTAGGCTTATGCGCTGCTACTTTCGGGGGGTTCTTAGGAGGATATTTGTGCCGCAAATATGATTATCGATTGATATTTAGAAAAGTATTAGTTTGTCATGCTTTATCCGCTCTATCTTTTTTATTTCTTTATTATTACGCTAAGGATCTTATAGCATTATATATAGTAGTTTTTCTTCAACAATTTACTATGGGTTTAACACTTGCTCCATTTTTTTCTTATCAATTAAAATGCTGCACTCAAAAATATTGTATAACGCAAATTGCAATATTAACTTCTATCGCTTCTATTACCCCTATAATTTTAGGCGGCATATCCGGGCTTAGTGCTACTTATCTAGGCTGGCCGTGCTTTTTTACAGTAGCAGCCTTTTGCTTTATTCCGGCTTATATATTAGTAAAATATTTACCGTAG
- a CDS encoding TatD family hydrolase, with protein MLIDSHCHLNLLTKDTDLDSVIQRAMANGVQYMQAICTKLEDLPDILQIAEKYKNVFASVGVHPCEVKQTVSVEEIIKLSHHPKIIGIGETGLDYYHTPYDKQQQKDLFVQHIYAASVTKLPIIVHTRDAEEDTIDILTSEMKNDNFPGLIHCFTSSKDLAKKMLDIGLYISMSGIITFKNATDLQEIVKYVPLERLLIETDSPYLAPTPMRGKQNEPAFVRYVAEKVAELKGITSIEVANATTHNFKKLFSKFGKYVNDNL; from the coding sequence ATGTTAATAGATTCCCATTGTCATCTTAATTTACTTACCAAAGATACAGATTTAGATTCTGTCATTCAAAGAGCTATGGCAAACGGTGTGCAGTATATGCAAGCTATCTGCACTAAACTAGAAGATTTGCCTGATATTTTGCAGATAGCAGAGAAATATAAAAATGTTTTTGCGAGCGTTGGCGTACATCCCTGTGAAGTAAAACAAACCGTATCGGTTGAGGAAATTATTAAGCTTTCTCATCACCCTAAAATTATCGGAATCGGCGAAACCGGTCTTGATTATTATCATACGCCTTATGATAAACAGCAGCAAAAAGATTTGTTTGTACAACATATATATGCGGCAAGCGTAACAAAATTACCGATTATCGTTCATACAAGAGATGCGGAAGAGGATACGATTGATATCCTAACTAGTGAAATGAAAAATGATAATTTTCCCGGGTTAATACATTGCTTTACTTCCTCTAAAGATTTAGCAAAAAAAATGTTAGATATCGGTTTATATATTTCAATGTCAGGGATTATAACGTTTAAAAATGCAACAGATTTGCAAGAGATAGTTAAGTATGTCCCACTTGAAAGATTATTAATTGAAACAGATTCGCCTTATTTAGCCCCTACCCCGATGCGTGGCAAGCAAAACGAGCCGGCTTTTGTTAGATATGTTGCCGAAAAAGTCGCCGAACTAAAAGGCATAACTAGCATAGAAGTAGCAAATGCTACTACTCATAACTTCAAAAAATTATTTTCTAAATTTGGGAAATATGTGAACGATAATCTATAA
- a CDS encoding mannose-1-phosphate guanylyltransferase — MKIKPVIMAGGQGARLWPLSLPIKPKQFLKTPLELSLLQKTLIRNKSFGTPLVITGERYEFITKEQAVEINTEIELITEPLTKNTAMCAVITALAAKNNGFDTVILLPSDHYISDEEKYLTTINKALSYVEKWGICTIGIPIDRPNIEYGYIKAETSITENIYQTNHFIEKPSLEQLQNYIQNGKYFWNSGIFIYNIDFLLNHVYKLRPDLWDIAQNALNSATKNANTIKLDLEIYSKANAVSIDKAIIEHIPEMIMIKANFAWSDLGTWHSLWQIKQKDITDNYCEGNVVIGDTTNSYISSDNKLTMVVGLDNIIVINTKNALLVADKSKAAEIKQLVMQIEEYRS; from the coding sequence ATGAAAATAAAACCCGTTATTATGGCAGGTGGTCAAGGTGCAAGATTATGGCCGCTATCACTCCCAATCAAGCCAAAGCAGTTTTTAAAAACTCCCTTAGAGCTAAGTTTATTGCAAAAAACTTTAATTAGAAATAAATCATTTGGTACACCATTAGTAATAACAGGTGAACGGTATGAATTTATAACTAAGGAACAAGCCGTAGAAATCAATACAGAAATAGAATTAATTACCGAACCGCTAACAAAAAATACTGCTATGTGTGCAGTTATTACGGCTCTAGCTGCAAAAAATAACGGTTTTGATACTGTAATATTACTGCCTTCCGATCATTATATATCGGATGAAGAGAAATATTTAACAACTATTAATAAGGCTTTAAGTTACGTAGAAAAATGGGGGATTTGTACTATCGGTATTCCCATCGACCGACCGAATATTGAATATGGCTATATAAAAGCAGAGACTAGTATTACCGAAAATATTTATCAAACTAATCATTTTATTGAAAAACCTTCTTTAGAGCAGCTTCAAAATTATATACAAAACGGTAAGTATTTTTGGAATTCGGGAATTTTTATTTATAATATTGATTTTTTATTAAATCATGTGTATAAACTCCGACCTGATTTATGGGATATAGCGCAAAATGCGTTAAACTCAGCTACAAAAAACGCAAATACTATAAAGCTAGATTTAGAAATTTATAGTAAAGCTAATGCCGTTTCTATAGACAAGGCCATAATAGAGCATATTCCCGAAATGATTATGATAAAAGCAAATTTTGCCTGGAGTGATCTTGGAACTTGGCATTCTTTATGGCAGATAAAGCAAAAAGATATTACCGATAATTATTGCGAAGGAAATGTCGTAATCGGTGATACGACAAATTCTTATATTAGCTCCGATAATAAACTAACTATGGTAGTAGGTCTTGATAATATAATTGTTATCAATACTAAAAATGCTCTTTTAGTAGCGGATAAATCAAAAGCCGCCGAAATAAAACAGCTTGTGATGCAAATAGAAGAATATAGGTCCTAA